The following is a genomic window from Hemitrygon akajei chromosome 6, sHemAka1.3, whole genome shotgun sequence.
tctcactgcctcagtacagCAGCCAACACGGTCAAAGACCTCCCCTGCCccgggcattctctcttctcccctctcccatcgggcagacgATACAAACACCTGAAAGTGCGCTccaccgggctcaaggacagcttgtaGGGCTGTCGAATGGAACTCTGGTACAATaagatggagggtctcagcccaaaacgagGACTGTTATTTTCCAGagcccccagcattttgtatctgttgatgcagatttccagcatctgcagtgccttGCGTCtacaataagatgaactcttgacttcacaatttaCCTTGACGTGGCCctcgcaccttattgtctgcctgcactgcgctccctctgtaacactttattctgcattctgttaatgctcccccccccccgtaccaCCGCAGTACACTGATGTGATGCAATGACTGCACGCAAAAGAGTTTTTCCACTGTACATCAGTACTTGTGACCATAATAAACCCATCGCCAGTTGGCAGGTTTCGGGGATAGGTGTGGGTTAAGCTTTGACGGGAGGGCGAAAGAGCCtgctctttgcccattctctcaacaCAGCCCACCCTGGCCGGGACCCAGTAGATCACAGGCTGACTCCAAGGTTCGCTGGAGGCCACAGGAACCACTGCCTGATTTGGCCGCCATCTCCTGAGTTGGGAAGACCAACAGGCGATCCTGTTCGAGGAGCCAGGTAGAAGTGGCATGGGAGAACAAATGGGATTGGAGGCCTGCACGgagtggatgggccaaagggcctgttttggtgaTTGGTCTGTTTCCTCCTGAGCCAGGTTTCTGCGCAGTGATTTCCCAGAGCAGCTCCTTTCTCAGTCAGACCAGCCATGTTGTGGAACTACTAACGTTACCTCCCCTCCCCGTAGATCAAAGAGGAAGGGTGTGGTGATGGAGATCTGAGAGCACACTCCTAGTTCAGGGGGGTGGTGAACCAGACCCCAACCTTTACTGGGTGACAGCGGCaatgaggagggagagagggaattgGAGCCATTTTATTGTACATCAAATCAGACAGTGAAATGCTTCCTTGGCATCAAACCAAATCAGCGAGGATCGTGCCTGGCAGCCCACAAGCGTTGCCACACTCCCAGTGCCTACGTAGTGTGCCCGCAACTCGATGACCCCAACTTGAACGTGTTTGAAACGGGAGAGGAAACTAGagtaccccccccccaaaaatgtGATAACAGAAATTCCATATAAACTCTTTATAGGCAGCgtcgggaatcgaaccctgatcggtGAATCGTCAGTGGTGTAAATAATTGTGCTAACCGGTACGCTATAGTGCCACCACCCGAATAGATTGTTCCGTACATAACACTTCAAGGTAACGAGAGATTAACCGAATGGGGTAAATGTTTGTGTTAGTTGAGTGTCGGTCTGTGACCTCCTATtgcgccaagatgaggccattctcagggtgaaggagcaacaccttatattccgtctgggtaatatccaacttgatggcatgaatagcgacttctccttctggttaaaaaaaactcctccttctcccccctcttctattcctcactctggcctttcACCTCTTCTAACCTGCCTATCTCTTCCCTCGgtgtccctccttcccttcccctgtACTGCACTCTACTCTTCTGTCAGATTCCTGCCTCTccggccctttacctttcctacacgcagggcttcacctatcacccaccagctatcctccttcccatagaaccagagaacattacagcacagaaacaggcccttcggcccttcttgtctgtgccgaaccattttgctgcctagtcccactgacctgcacctgggccatatccctccaaactcctctcatccatgaacctgtccaagtttttcttaaatgttaaaagtgagcccgcatttaccacttcatctggcagctcattccacactcccaccactctctgggtgaagtctccctccacctttttattgtgGTGTCTGCCccctctctttccagtcctgaagaagggtctcggcccgaaacgccgactgttgattcatttccgtagaggctgcccgacctgctgggttcctccagcgttgtgtgtgtgttgcgcagttacagaggaagtgcggCGCAGGCACACAATAAAGATTTTATAAAAAGGCCACGACGAGGTCGATCAAGGGTACATTTTTAGggttttggacaggcacatggatgtgaggaagatggagggatatggacacggTGTAGGCAGGAGGGGTTAGTGTTTGAGTGTTACTGattagctttgtgggccgaatggcctgttcctgtgctgtactcttctatacaccagagatccattcaagagtctgataacagcggggtggaagctgtccttgagcccggcGGTACGCGCGCTCCTGCccggtgggaggggaggggaggggaggggaggagatggTCGGAGGCATCCTTGATCATGTTGGCTGCTCTCCCGACGAATCGGGTGGTGTAGACGATGGACGGGAGGCCGGGTGCCTGTTCTGTGAGGGGTCGTTGGACTGATGCCCCCGCCCCGCCTGGAGCAGGACCAACCAGGACGAGGTCCGTGGACTTGACAGGAAGAAGCACCTCAGAAGAGAGGAGCTGGAGTCGGGGGCTCCCGTCTAATCTTGCCGGTACCTGGTAAAACTCCAGGCGGTTCCCCACGTCCGGGTGGGAGCTAGTAGGTCCTGTTTCGGAAGCTGTCCTCGAATTACTGGCCGGCCAGTCGTCGGGATTTATCAGGGGCGTTTCTCCGTGGATTATTACCCCAGGCAACGCATGATCGTCGCCTACCATGGTTCGAGGGTCAGGTGGAGCTCAGatcataaggcacaggagcagaattgggccatactgcccatcgagcctgttccgTTATCTATCCCCCGCTTCCGGAAACCACCCCGGGTTCTCTCAGAACCCCACTGGAGATAAATTCGTTTATCGAGACCTTCTTCCACCATTCGTTGTGGAGGGAGAGGGTTCCAACAGGGTGAGAGGGTGTCCCGTGTCTCGCTGAAGGAGACTAACAGGTCGCGACCCCCTAGTTAGTGACGGTCCCTGCCCCCTGTCTTTGTCCTCTGTTTCCCCACACCTTTGGAAATGGAATAAAGATGGTCCCCTTCTTTGTTCCGTTTTCTAAGGAGTCCTAGTCGGTGATCACAGCAAAACATTACTGTAATTCACCATTCACAACGAAAACGTTGAAATTACAGCTCGGCCATCGCCATTCAGAGCGCCCCCGGGTCACGGTGTCGTCCACTAGTCCCAGAAACACCCCAAtgtggggggaagagagagagagagacagagatgtcCGTCCCCCCCATGAGGCCTGTGCCCTTGTCTCTGCCCCCTCAAAAGAATGATCTGTGACCTTGTCTCTGCCTCCCGAGAGTGATCTGTTCCCTTGTCTCTGCCCCCCTGAGAGTGATCTGTGACCTTGACTCTGTCCCTCCCCCATGAGAGGTCTGTTCCCTTGTCTCTGCCCCCTCCCTGACAGAGAGAGACCTGTGCCCTTGTCTCTGCCCACCCCAGAGAGTGATCTGTGACCTTGACTCCGCTCTTACCCCATGAGAAGCCTGTGCCCTTGTCCCTGTCCCCGACGAGTGATCTGACCTTGTCTCTGCTCCCAATAGAGAGACCTGTGACCTGTGCCTCTGCCTCCCCAAGAGCGAGAGATCAGTGCCCTTGTTCTGCCCCCCCGAGAGCAAGAGATCAGTGCCCTTGTTCTGCCTCCCCAAGAGCGAGAGATCAGTGCCCTTGTTCTGCCCCCCCGAGAGAGATCAGTGCCCttgttctgcccccccccccgagaGGAAGAGACCTGTGGCCCTTGTCTCTGCAATCCCCCCCCCCAGAGAGACAGTACCCTTCTGTCTGCACCCCAAGAGAGAGACCAGTGTCCTTGTCTGATTCCCTCCCCCGAGAGAGACCTGTGCACTtacaccttcaccctcccctcctggGAAAGAGAAGGGAGATCTCCTTGTCTTCCCCATAGGAAAGGGTGCTCATTCGCCCTGTGCCCTGCCCTCCCCCCCGCCCGGATTAATCTTTACAATCTCGCCTCAAACTCCTTCCTCGTCGATCCCCGGCCTCCGATGGGTGAGCAATGCTCATGGTGAGGCGGTCACCCCGTTGTCGGGCCCGTTCCAATCCGCAGTTCCCTCCCCAGGTACTGCCAGTTGTGGGTGTCTGAGAGAATGGAGGGTGGATTGCGGTCATCGCCAGCCGGGTGGGGTGGCGTCGAGGAGTCGGACGACTGCGCTTTCCAGACGTCTCCCCGGCTCGGAACGGAACCCGGGGAATGACCTGTAACGGATCTACCGGAATCACAACAGAAGCCGCCCCGGTTGCTGCCCCCTCCCTCGGCTCGTGGCGAACGGACCGAACCTCCTCTCCGTTCAAGATCCCATGACCCCGTTTGGATGGCCCGGGTTAAGGGACGATGCTGCTCCAAATATTGCCCCGCCTCTCAATTACCACAGCCCATCGGATAGGGACGCCTCCCGTTGTAAACTAAACCCGACCAGAAGACCTTTTCCCCTTTCATTCTCTGTGATTCGTACCTTGCCCTTTGTGAACATTTTGATTGATAAAGTGTGATATTTTAATACTTCCCGTTATGATTTCATTGTATTGGCCTCTCGATCATCCCCGGTTTTAATCCCCTCACTGTTGGGAGCTCTGCCTGGACCCTGAGCTCCGGGATTACTCCCCACTTCCCCGTGGAACAGAACTCCGGGACATTCAGTGACTGCACAACACACATTctcaatgctggaaaaactcagcaggtccggaagcatctatggaaggggaaGTAagtgtcgacgttttgggccgacgtCCTGATGATCGAAGCGGATCCGAAACGTTGgctctttagatgctgcctgacctgctcagtgccTGGAGCGATTTtgcgtgcgttgctctggatttccagtacccGCAGAATCTTCTGTATGTAGTTCGCTCTCACTGGGGGCTCGGGGTGGGATTCCGAGCCACAAGCGGGTCGGGCAGTCCCACTGTAGGGGGAAGTGGACAGTCGACGTTCCGGGTCCGGACCTTTGACCTGGAAATGGAACTAAGTTCAACCCCGCACCTCGGAGACATCTCAGAAAGTCTTCATTTACGACCAAAGCTCTGTAAAATAAACAGAATTTCCGCGTCGCTCTGTGGAAATTTTGTACAAGGAGTTATCTGATAATCCGATGGTCCCCAGAGTCCGGATTGGGTACTGAAACTGCACCCCGTTCCCACTCACTGGAATCCTGCATTTACTGGAAATTAAATTACACGGCCGTGTCGTATCTAAAATGCGGGTGTTGGGGTTGTTACAGTCGGAAACGAGTAGTGCTGAACCGAGAGGATGTCCTGCATTTCCTTGCCAGCCGAGCACAGCAGCGACGACCGGAACGCTCTCTCTTCTCCAGCCTATTGAACTCCCGGAACCGCTTTCCAATATTACTTCCGAAATCACGGGGCTCTCCTGAATGTGGTCCTAAGGCTAGAACCTGGGCTCCAAATCCCTTTCGTGATTAAGAAAATGGGGCGGGGGTCGCAGGGACGGCAATATGCAAGAATCAATACTCATTGATTGATTAGGACAGAATGCCGGTCACTGAAATAGGGAAAGTCGAGTTGCAGGCTAGGACATTTGCTGCAATTCATAACCAAAGACAATCCAAGTGAAGAGGTTAAACAGAGTAGGGATCAGGCTCCTGATGTGTTGGAAACCAGCAACAGCCAAAAACTCCTGTCATTCACTCCGCTCGCTTTAAACCGCGCGTCCCTCCGTCATTGCTGCCAACTTCAAACCAGCCGACGGGACCTTTTCCAGTTTCCGCATTCTCTCTTCCTCTCGACCACGGCCCTCCTCAACCCCTCCCCTCCGGACGCAATTAATCACAACCAAATTTCTTTTACGCCTTTATACTAATAAGTTTCTTAACATGTATTCTCTCCATATTTGCAACTCCAAACTCCCATAACTCGCGACCCAGAACCATTTCCCGCGTAACTGAGTCACAGAAAACCACTCTATGTACTATGGGAGGGGGAATTACGCAGGGTGATGGGGGGAACTGGAGAGAGAAACCCCGGGGATAAAGGGGCAGCTGGAAAAAGGAAATcccgacatgtcagtccgtggtctcctctactgccgccATGTGGCCGCACTGAgcttggaggagtaacaccttatattccgtctaggtagacCCCAActtcatggcatgaacatcgatttctcgaacatcTTGTGGTTGctttcccccccaccaccccacgcTTCACCATTGCTGTTTCCCTccgtcaccttatctccttacctgcccatcacctctgatACCTCTCCTCCTCTTTCTCACACGGTCTTCTACCCTCTGCTATCAGCCatttatccctttcaccaatcagcttcccatctcttcaacccccccccaccccctcccggtTTGACGTATCACGTTattcttcttcctcccctcccccaccttcttactctgacttctcccttccgttccagtcccgatgaaagctGTTGGCTTCCACTCATTTCCGTCGATGCcgaccgacctgctgagtttctccagcattctgtgtctgttgcttggatttccagcttcggCAGATTTTCTCTGCTGGAAATTCcaacgttcatgccattaggaatatgaggtgctcataccgcccccccccccccccccccacccagcttgAGTTTGCCCTCACATTGGCGGTGGAGGCGGCCGAGGACAGACAGgtctgtggggaaaggggagggctATTAAAATGGCCCAGAGCTCCAGTTAacgatgcgggggggggggggggggcggggaataAGGGGTGAGACGAGATGGGAAGACGGGGAAAAGTTGGGGTTTGGGAGACAGAGATTGGCCATCTTCTCTCTCCGCTCAGTCCAGATACCGGGTCTCgaccccgaaacgtcgacagttcccTGCCCCCTATTCCTGATTCCTCCAGCTTGGGTCTTCCAATGTCTATGGCGTTAGTTGGGAGCTCTGTCCTCCTCCCTGGGATCAGCGCCCGACGAGGAGTCACCCTCGGCCGTTCCTTCCAGGAGTCCGGGAAGCCTCTGCAAGATGGCGCTGAGGGTGTCGTTGAGGGCCCCCACCGCTCGTACCAGTTGTCCCAGGGTCCTAGCCTGTTCCTCCAGCAGGCGCCCATTGGCTCGCAAGAGGGCAGTCTGCTCTTCCGATTGGCTGCAGGAGGGGCGCGGGACATCCCGGGATGATTGGGCGGGGGTGAGCGTCACATAATCTTCAAtttctgtggggagggagggtggagTTAGTGAAGTTATGAAGGCCTTAGATATAGTTGATGGCCCATGGGGGTGACcataggttaaaaaaaacaaacGCCGAGGCTTTAACTAAAAGAAGAATTAGGGAGGAGTCGGGGGTCATTGTCGGAGCCGGAACGGTGGCGGGTGTACACTGGAAGAGCAGTCAACAGCAGAGTTGCATGAGTTGGGTTGGAAAGCATTTTCCTTGACTAACACATATAGAATGGGCCGAACAGCCTCCTGCTGGACTTTCATTTCCTCACGATTCCAACGTCTGCGAAATGTGCAGACACAGGAAGCATTTCTGCTTTGGGCTGTGAGTTCTGGACCCTCATCCCCTCCCGAGGCAGCACAGTGacggagtggttagcacaacgctttacagtacagccaGTGCGGGTTTAATTCCAGCCGTTGCGTGTAATGAGCTTGTACTTTTACCCCTGGCCTCAtcggtttcctccgggtactcctattccctctcacattccaaacacCTACCGGTTGGtgggttgtaaattgtcccgtggttagactcgggttaaattgggggattgcaggGCTCGAAGAGCCGAAAAGACCTACTTTGCGCTGTCCCtcgataaataaaaataataaataagtgtcCTCCCTTATTCTCCCCTTAGACAAAACTTGAATATTTCGACTATTTGACCCCGTGGGAAAAATTGGGAGATAGATCAAAGGACAAACGTGCGGTCTGATATAGGGGCGGGGGCTGCGCAGGAGCAGGGTCTGTGACTGGACAACGTCTCCGGACTGCTCCGAGTCCGGGGTAACCTTCTGCTGTGCGGCCCCACGGGGTAAGGGCGAGGCAGACTTGTTGATCGGTGTACATAGACTCTGTGTTGTCCTAAAGGTGGGGCCTAGATCACAGGCACAGCAGAGTGGACAGACACCACCCCAGAGAGAGTCCGTACCGATCATTTACACCGATCCCATTTCAATCTCCCCACACTCCCGACAGACAGGGTTGCGAGGGAGGGGAGCGGCCATGATTACTGCGGCTGATCAACACAGCGACCCGACACGTCGATTGCAATGTGGAAGGAGACGGGAGAGAAAGGTCGAGAAGTTTGAAAGATTGGGATGGCGAGCTGTGGTTTAGCTGACTGTTCAGTGAAGGGTGAACGGCAGTGGGTGGGAGTCCGGACCACGGCGCTGTGGTACTGCAGTAAGTAAGCTTTCCATTGCACCCGTACAGAGTTGTGTGTATCAACAAACTCGACTGTGACGTTGATCCCGacctcaggtgtgtgtgtgtgtgtgtgtgtgtgtgtgtgtgtgtgtgtgtgtgtgtgtgtgtgtgtgtgtgtgagtgtgtgtgtgtgtgtgtgtgtgtgtgtgtgtgtgtgtgtgtgtgtgtgtgtgtgtgtgtgtgtgtgtttccccaGGGTGGGAGACTGCGAGGTGAGTGCTTGAGAAACGTGTCTGGGTATCAGTCGAGGAGCTGTGAGCACGTGGGGTGGTCTTTAATATGAGGGGGTAAAGGGGCGGTGTAATGGAATGACTCTTTGTGTGTGTAGGGAGTGTCAGAGGAGTGGGGTGTGAAGGGTGTGCGTGGGGGCGACGTGTGAGAGATGGTTGTGTGTATAGAGAGTGTCAGGGAGGGGTGCGTGAAGCGGGTGCGGCGGTGTTTGAATGTGAGGGGATAAGGCGAGGGAGCTTTTGTGACAAGTGCGGTTCCTTAAGTTTGTTATAACCGGGAGTGGTGATAGGGATAAGCTCCACTTCCTAGTAATGGCTGCGACTCAGACAGCCTCTGACacccaagtccagctcttgggcttcacgtgtggcttagcccGGCGGAACAATTTCCAGTGACGGGCgaaggggcaaagacaggttACTGGCGGTTTAAAACccgtcgcttcaggcagatggggctcatccaGGAAGCGGAAAAGTCTGGTCTCCGACCTCCGCTGCCTCGTGGGTGTGCCCAGTCGTGGGAAAGCTCTCGGGAGCAAACCCCGGGGGAGAAAGACTGGCGAATCCCGGTGCCAAACTGTAGCTGCCGTTGCTTTGgcttcatcagctgtgtggaggagGCGAagttgctctccatattgtattgcCCTGGTTGgcgtatcacgtagacagctgggacgcTGCATTCACGGTCAACCCGGCCTCTGCTGTAGGGGGTATGagagtgtgcgtgtgagagaaTGTGGGACGTGTGTTGCGAGGGGAACGAGGGGCGAGAGTTCGTGGGGTAGGCAGGTGTGTATTTTCTGGAGGTGAGGGGCTGCTGTAAGAGTGTTTGAGAAGAatgggggtgtgagtgtgtggtggggggagaggatcCGGGGCTTTTCTGTACCTGTACATGCAGTGAGCTCCTCATTGCTCTGGTAACCGCGGCGGCAGCGACAGGCGCCGGCGCCTCCCACCCAGTCGCCCTCGCTGCCACAGAACATCTTGAGTGGGACGGAGTCCTCCTCGGCGTTGAGCACGCAGAGGCCGGCCGCCACCCCCAGCGAGGACGGCCCGTCGCCCGTTGCCACCTCGGGGAAGTGGGCCAGATTGGCGACGGTGGCCGGGCACTTCTTGAAGTAGACCCGGACGGAGAGCAAGTTGATGCAGGCCCCCCGGTCCCGGAAAGCCAGCCTGAAGCCGGCCTTGGAGAGCGGCCACACCCTCACTGTGACCCTGTTCACCCGGCCGCTACCCCCTAGGCTGAAGACGTGCTCGGCGGCCACCTCCTGCACCTTGGCGTACGCCGCTCTCAGCTGCTCGGCGCCGGCGGCCGGGACCGTCTCCTCAGAGTCGGACTGGCGGTAGTAGAGGGTGAAAGTCTCCCGGCAGATGCCAGCGGCCACCTGGAAGGACGTGCAGTCCCGGACGGAGAACCTCAGGTCCACGTAGGCCAGTCGAGCCTCTCCCCGCTGGATAAAGCTACTGCGCAGCCAGTTGTCCTGGTTCGGAAGCTCCACATTGCACACCCGGTACGTCCGTGTGGTCTGGAAATTTTTGTCCACGGCCACAGCCTCTTCCCACTGCCAGGAGAGACAGAGGAAACAAAATCAATCCCACTAGATCGAAAACACTGGAATAGGATCCCGAGAGAACTGGGGAAATGGGAATCATCTGGCGGTCAGGGAAGGGTGGATGGTGATAAAGCTACCCCTATAACAGAGGCGTCCAAGACCAGAAGGCGTAGCTTCCAGCAACGAGATTTGGGCCCCTTTTCCCATTCAAATTGCTCAAACAGGAAATAAGCGATGTTCCTTCTAATTTGTGATTATCAGTgtatgcaaaaatcttgtgctgtgcaattcttTTTTGCTCTGTGCCAAATTAGGATAGCAAATACCAAGTCCAGTTCGTTGTTCATTGtttaaaataagtaaaataacAGCCAATAAGAAATTCGATCTCCTCTGGGATTCATCGTTTTCGCTtccgttcatctgcactctcgcAAAACATACGTAGCGGGCCTGTGGTGGGTAATGAGGGATTTTCACGCCGGAGCTTTTGCACAc
Proteins encoded in this region:
- the LOC140729263 gene encoding ephrin type-B receptor 3-like, whose translation is MAIWLSLCFSSIALAFDEVLMDTQLETEELNWLALPSGGWEEAVAVDKNFQTTRTYRVCNVELPNQDNWLRSSFIQRGEARLAYVDLRFSVRDCTSFQVAAGICRETFTLYYRQSDSEETVPAAGAEQLRAAYAKVQEVAAEHVFSLGGSGRVNRVTVRVWPLSKAGFRLAFRDRGACINLLSVRVYFKKCPATVANLAHFPEVATGDGPSSLGVAAGLCVLNAEEDSVPLKMFCGSEGDWVGGAGACRCRRGYQSNEELTACTEIEDYVTLTPAQSSRDVPRPSCSQSEEQTALLRANGRLLEEQARTLGQLVRAVGALNDTLSAILQRLPGLLEGTAEGDSSSGADPREEDRAPN